Genomic DNA from Verrucomicrobiia bacterium:
AAGCTGGGCATGGTCCAGTATGGTGACGATGACGAGTATGTCTTCCTCGGCCGTGAAATGGCGCGAACGAAGAACTTCAGCGAGCACACCGCGGAAGAGATCGACAGTGAGATCAAGCGGATTATCGACGAAGCCTACAATGTTGCGCGCGAAATCATTTTCGGAAATCGCGACAAGCTGGAGCTGATTGCAAAATCCCTGCTCGAATATGAAACGCTGGAAGGCTCGCAGGTTGAGGAGATCATCCAAACCGGCAAGTTCACTCCACCTCCGCCCCCGGCCAACATCGAGCCTCCCCACGGAGCGCCCGCTGGAACCCCATTGCCGGAGAATCCGACAAAGCCGTCGTCACCCAAGTTGCCCGGGCTCGGCAACCCGGCCCCCGCGCCCGTTTAAATTTTCGCAAGGCAATCCTTCAACCCGGCAGTGAACCTGCCGGTTTTTTTATTGCGATCGAATGCGTGCCGTGAACGCGTAACGTCCCGATTGAACTTCGAAAGTTCCAGGCTCGTGTGGGTTGAGGAGTCGAATGCCGGCGGATTTTTCAGCAGGAATACCGCCTTCCAAAATCTCGCACGTGCCATGGGGAAGGGTGACGATCGCAGATGTGTTTGCGGGAATTGTCAGGTGCAGTTCGAACGCATTGCCTTCGAGAGTCCATCGGCTCTCAATTCTTCCGTGGATAGAGTCGTAACGCGCATCGGCTGATGAAATTCCAAGCCCGAGCCACGGCCTGATAACGAATCGTTTGAAGCCTGGAATCTCCGAATCCAGTTCAATGCCGGCCACGTGCCGATAGAGCCATTCGCCGACGGAGCCCAGCGAGTAATGATTGAATGAGTTCATCGCGGGATTGAAGAACCCGTCCTTCTCAGTCCAGCCGTTCCAACGCTCCCAAATCGTCGTGGCGCCATGGATCACGGGGTAAAGCCAGGAAGGATAATCCTGGTTGAGAAGCAGGCGATACGCGACGTCTGCGTGGCCACTCAAAGTCAGGATGGGATTCAAGTGGCTGATGCCGATGAAGCCCGTGCTCAGGTGCCAATTGAGGTTGCGGATATTTTCGACGAGATGATCTGCAGCGCGGCTGCGCACTTCCTGCGGCAGCAGGTTGAACGCGAGCGCAAGGAGATACGCGGTTTGGGTTTCAACTTCAAGCCGGCCATCATTTCGCAACCACTCTTTCTGGAATGCGTTTCGCACGGATTCAAACATGCGATCGAAACGTTCAGCGTCAGAGTCGCGTCCGAGTTCGCGCGCCATTCGCGCCATCTTCGCCGCGTCATCAGCCCAATACGCGGTGGCGAGCAGCGTCTTCATCGGCGATTGCGTGCGGAACTCGCGGTCCGACGGAATGCACAGCCAGTCACCGTAATTGTTGTTGAGCGCGTTTGCGCGGATTCCATTGGGGTTGGATTTCTCCAGCCAGTCCAGCCATCGCACCATCGAATCCCAGTGGCGTTCAATGATGCGTCGATCGCCGTACACACGCCATAGCGTCCACGGCACAATGATTCCCGCATCCGCCCAGCCTGCAGCGCCGCCCAATCCGTCCAGGCCTGCAAAGCCTTCGCCTTCGCGGAGGCGCGGGGCGACATCGGGAAAAATGCCGTCGACATCCTGCGAGTCAGTGACATCAATCATCCACTTGGTGAAGAACGCCGCGACATCCATGTTGTACGTTGCCGTGCGAAGGAACACCTGCGCATCGCCCATCCAGCCAAGCCGCTCATCGCGTTGCGGGCAATCGGTCGGCACCGATAGGAAATTTCCTTTCTGACCCCACAGCGCATTTTGCCAGAGCCGGCTCACAAGCGGATGCGAACACTCGAAGTGGCCGGCAGCAGGCGTTGCGGACATCACGACGCAGCCGGAAATCTTTTCCAGCGGCAGCGCGTTTTCGAGTCCGGAGAGTTCAACATATTGAAATCCGTGAAATGTGAATCGCGGTTCCCAGGTCTCCTCGCCGTCGCCTTTGAGAATGTAGATATCCGTGGCGCGGGCGCGGCGAAGATTATCCGTGTAAAGCGTGCCGTCGGGGTTGAGGCGCTCGGCGTGCCGCAGTTGAACGCGCGTTCCTGCCGCGCCTTGAACCGCGATTCGCATCCATCCTGCAATGTTCTGGCCCAGATCGTAGATGAACACGCCTGGCTTAATCTCGGTGACGGAAACAGGCCGAAGTGTTTCGACCACGCGGACAGGTTCGGAGCGCTGCGCAACCAGTGGAAGTTCCCGA
This window encodes:
- a CDS encoding family 78 glycoside hydrolase catalytic domain, which encodes MNQPDIRGPIRISRLRCEYLQNPLGIDEIQPRLSWILQSDRRGAKQTAWQIRVASSSKLLASNRADLWDSGRIEGDQSTHIAYAGSPLSSRMECHWHVTIWDEQGQAITSAPALWTMGLLNPNDWQARWISHDPEIIRRDADALESTPTQPGTCPLLRKHFEVAGIIQRATLYVSARGIVDLQLNGHRVTEDRFIPEWTDYNKRLHYRAFDVTPLLRRGENALGAFLGDGWWSGFVGWQEVRGQYGTLQNSLLVQLEIEAQTSRVEFPEPTGPLLSRPSATLSSIPNGEEGRGEEVLNRPAKKIIITSDRSWRCETGPILSADFMMGETYDAQRDRAGWDRPGFDDSAWLHAIEVPPARVHIPKFGFSNNKSRDTDRELPLVAQRSEPVRVVETLRPVSVTEIKPGVFIYDLGQNIAGWMRIAVQGAAGTRVQLRHAERLNPDGTLYTDNLRRARATDIYILKGDGEETWEPRFTFHGFQYVELSGLENALPLEKISGCVVMSATPAAGHFECSHPLVSRLWQNALWGQKGNFLSVPTDCPQRDERLGWMGDAQVFLRTATYNMDVAAFFTKWMIDVTDSQDVDGIFPDVAPRLREGEGFAGLDGLGGAAGWADAGIIVPWTLWRVYGDRRIIERHWDSMVRWLDWLEKSNPNGIRANALNNNYGDWLCIPSDREFRTQSPMKTLLATAYWADDAAKMARMARELGRDSDAERFDRMFESVRNAFQKEWLRNDGRLEVETQTAYLLALAFNLLPQEVRSRAADHLVENIRNLNWHLSTGFIGISHLNPILTLSGHADVAYRLLLNQDYPSWLYPVIHGATTIWERWNGWTEKDGFFNPAMNSFNHYSLGSVGEWLYRHVAGIELDSEIPGFKRFVIRPWLGLGISSADARYDSIHGRIESRWTLEGNAFELHLTIPANTSAIVTLPHGTCEILEGGIPAEKSAGIRLLNPHEPGTFEVQSGRYAFTARIRSQ